AGCACCCGCGCTGCTCGTAAGGCGGCCTGTCCAGCCTCGCCAATTTCGGGAAGGGTGGTCTGGCGCGCGTATCTGCTCATCGTGTTGCCGCCAACCAAGCGCGGACGCGGTCATCGGGACTGTCATTCAAGGTAATGTCGGTGACGGCGGCCACAACATCCGCGCCAGCCTCAAAGGCCCCCGCCGCGCGGTCGATGCGCATTCCGCCAATCGCAATCAGGGGCGTATCCCCAATCAAGTTGCGCCACGTCGTTAGTTTCTCGATGCCCTGTTCATGCCATTTCATTTTCTTGAGGATGGTCGGATAGATGGGCCCAAGGGCGATGTAATCTGGTCGCGACTCGAGGGCTCGGGCGAGTTCCGTTTTGTCGTGGGTGCTGATCCCGAGGCGGATTTTGGCCGCTTGAATGGCCACGATATCCGCGTCTTCGAGGTCCTCCTGCCCCAGATGGATATAATCACACCCCGCATCAATCGCGAGGCGCCAATGATCGTTGATGACCAGTGTGCAACCATGATCCGCACAGACGGATTTCGCCCGCCTGATATGGGCGCGAAGGTGGTCTGCACTTGCATCCTTCATTCGCAATTGCACCAGTTTGATTCCCAATGGGACGAGGCGTTCGAGCCAATCCGCGCTGTCAAAAATGGGGTAAAATCGATCTAGTTTCATTCGAGAAACGCCTTTCCGATAACGGGGGTCGAGGGCGCAGCCATATCGCGCGGCTCCATCGGGTCGGCAATCGCCGCAAGCTGACCGGCGCGTATTGCGGTGGCGAATGCTTCGGCCATGGCGGCGGGGTCGCCCGCTTTTGCAACGGCCGTGTTTAAGAGCACAGCATCAAACCCAAGCTCCATTGCGCGTGCCGCTTGGGAAGGCAGGCCAAGCCCCGCATCGATCACCAAGGGCACATCCGGAAAATGGGCTCGCATCGCCCGTAATCCAAAAATATTATTCAACCCCAAGCCCGACCCAATCGGCGCGCCCCAAGGCATCAAAACCTCGCAGCCCGCATGGAGCAACCTATCCGCGACGACCAAATCTTCGGTGGTGTAGGGGAAAACCTGAAAGCCGTCCTCGCTAAGAATACGGGCAGCTTCGACCAGCCCGAAAACATCGGGTTGCAGCGTGTCCTCCTCGCCAATCACCTCAAGTTTGATCCATTTCGTGTCGAAAACTTCGCGAGCCATATGGGCGGTCGTGACGGCCTCTTTGACGCTATGACAGCCCGCGGTGTTGGGGAGGATATGCACGCCAAGGTCGCGGATCAGGTGCCAGAAATCCTGCCCCGCCCGATCCTGCCCACTCTCGCGGCGCAGCGAAACCGTCGCGACACTCGCCCCACTCCGCTTAAACGCATCTGCCAAGATCGCAGGGGACGGATATTGCGCGGAGCCCAGCATGAAACCATTGGCAAGGGTCGTGCCATAAAAATCACGCATCCTTTATCCCCCCTGCATCGGGGCAAGGACTTCGATCCTATCACCGTCGGACATCACGAAATCGGCTCGCGCGGTCGCGGGAACAAATTGGCCGTTCACGGCAGTTGCAACTTTGGCTTCCCCGAACCCTCGGGCCACGAGTAAGTCAGCCAATGTGTCGATCTGAACGTCCACGGGCTCGCCATTAATTTGCAGTATCATCCATCACCTCCGGCTGTTTGTTATCAAAGATTAATTCCGCCACCATGCGCGCCAACGCGGGAGCCAATAGGAACCCATGCCGATAGAGACCGTTGGCGCGGATAAGGTTTCCATCGCGGCGAATGCGCAGCAGGTTGTCGGGAAATGCGGGGCGACTATCAACGCCAATTTCCAACACCTCGGCCTCGCCAAAAGCGGGCGTCAGAGCATAGGCTGCGCTCAGCAGTTCGAGCAGCGCGCGGGCGGTGACGTGCTTGCCTGCGCGGCCTTCAATCATCGTCGCGCCCAGCATGAAAACGCCGTCGCCGCGCGGTACAATATAAAGCGGGACGCGTGGGTGCAGAAGGCGGATGGGGCGGCTTAAGGTGACTTCGGGGCAGGAGAGCACAAGCATCTCGCCTTTCACTCCGCGTAGATCAGCGATCTGATCGCGGGCCTGAAACCCTCGACAATCAATGGTTAGGCCTCGCTGGGCAAAATCCTCGGGGTCGGCTTCGGCCTGCTCAAACACCGCGCCATCCGCCACCAGACTTGCCTGCAATCGCGCCAAAGTTTCGCGAGGAGCCAGATGCGCCTCGCTTTCGAAGTAAAGCCCTTTGGTGAAACGGTCGGCCAAATCAGGCTCTAACGTGGAGATTTCGTCCGAAGTGACCTCTCGAAAGTTGGTCGTGCGTCGTGCAAATCGAGTCAGGTCCGCTTTGTCGCGCGTCAGTGAAACCACGAGAGAGCCGTTGCGATGTACGGTCTGCGTTTTCGCTTCCCACCAGTTGGCGGCCTCTTGGCCAAGTCGGATCACGGGCTCTTCGGCGCTTTCACCCTCGCAAAATGGGGCAAGCATCCCGCCCGCCCACCATGAGCAAGCCTGTGGCCCCGGGGTGGCGTGGCGATCAATAACCGTGACATGGGCGCCGCGATCCAACAAGGCGCGCGCCACACACAGGCCCGCGACGCCCGCGCCGATGATTGTGATTTCATGCATTACCATTGTCCATAAAAGTGATGAACGGGGCCGTGCCCCTTGCCAATTTGCAACTGATCCGCGGCGGCGATTGCTCCTTGCAAATAGCTATGCGCGGCGACCACGGAGGAATGCAAATCCAGCCCCTTGGACAGGTTTGCCGCAATTGCGGCAGAATAGGTGCACCCTGTGCCGTGCGTATTTCGCGTAACAATGCGGGGCGCAGAAAGCGCTGTCACCCTACCACCAGCCTCGATCAAAATATCGGTACAGGTATCGCCCTCGGCATGGCCACCTTTCATCAAAACCGCGCTCGGCCCCATGCCCAAAAGCCGCAGGCCTTGCGAGGTTATTTCCGCCAATGTGCGCGCTTGAGGTTCGCGCAAAAGACGGGCGGCCTCTGGCAGGTTGGGGGTAAGGAGCGTGGCGAGGGGGAGAATTTTCGCAACCATTGCTTCAATCGCCGCGTTCTGCAAAAGCGCGTCGCCGGATTTGGCGATCATCACGGGATCAACAACGATGGGGCCTTTAAAATCGGCGAGGCCTTGCGCGACGGCATCAATGATCGCGGTCGAGAACAGCATCCCAAGCTTGATTGCACCGACCTGAATATCCGAAAGCACAGCCTTGATTTGCGCGGCGACAACATCTGCGGGCACTTCATGGACGGCGGTTACGGATGTCGTGTTTTGCGCTGTGATGGCTGTTATGACGCTGGTCCCAAACGATCCATTCGCCGACATTGCCTTGAGATCAGCCTGCACACCTGCACCACCGCCGCTGTCCGAGCCTGCTATTGTTAGGGCGATTGGGGTGGTCTTTTTCACTGGCGCATCTCCATCGAGTTGGGGCATGCCAGCGAAAGAAAGAGTCTGCGCGAGATTTGCGCAAAGTACCCGTTCCCTACGCCGGTATAACCCGGATCAGGTTCGACGGGTCGGTGCAAGCACCTCTCAGCCCTAATGGGCCCCCCGACGGATAAAATATGGTGTCTGGCCACAAGTACGTGGACAAACAATCGTTGGGGCAATGCTTAGTTCAGATTTCTAGCAGTCACAACCCGATGTTTTGAGGCGCTTTCAAATGCATCCACTATCACTATGCCTAACTTGGAAAGCCCTTGCTACTGACCATCAAGTCAGTTACAATTTTCACATGTCCCCATCAGAGAAACCAGAACCAAAGTTTCGCCGACGTGCAAACGCACGCCCAGATGAGGTTTTGGATGCGGCCCTTGCCCTCTTTATTGATCAAGGGTTTGCACGAACAAGTGTGGATCAGGTCGCCCAACGCGCGGGTATTTCCAAGGGGGCCGTCTACCTGTATTTCCCCTCCAAAGAGGCCATACTTGCGGGCTTGGTGAATCGCACAATCGCGCCCTTAACGGATGCTCTATTTGACAATATTTCGCGTCATCAAGGGGATCCCCGCCCGGCTATTGAGCAATTCTTACGAATGATGGGGAAGGTCTTGACGGACAAACGCAACCGAGCCGTCCCCTTGATCGTAATCCATGAAGCTCCCGCAGCCCCAGAGATTGCCACGCTATTTCGCACCGCCGTTTTAGACCGCGCCATTCCTGCCCTTTCGACGCTTTTGGCGCAGGGTGTCGAAGGAGGCCATATTCGGCCCATCGACCCCGAACTAACCGCGCGAACTGTGATCGGACCAATCCTCGCACACATCATTTTTTACGAAATATTCGGGATTGAACCAGAGGGTGGATTTCATTTGGACCACCTAATTGAAAACCACCTTTTGATCCTAAACGCAGGCCTCGAACCCCAGAAAGGATAGCGAGATGAACTCCCTTCCGAATTGGCTGATCGTCATCATCAACGCCATTTTTCCAAGTTTTGGGGAGCCCGTTGTTTTGGAATATAACGGCTATGCTGAGGGTGATTACGTCTATATTGCGTCTGCTGTCGCGGGTCGGATTGTGAATATGCGCGCGCGAGAAGGCGAGTCCATTTCTGCGCTTGAGACGCTGTTTCAAATCGACGACAGCCACCAGACCGCGGCCTTACATGCGGCGCAGGCCCAAGTTGCTGTCGCGCAAGCAAATCTGGAAAATCTAGCGACAGGAAGCCGTGACGAAGAGATCGCCGTGATCCACGCCTCGCTTGATTCCGCCAAGGTGGATCAACGCCTTGCCCAGTCGACATTGGAGCGCACCCAACGCCTTTCCAAAACGGGGTCCGTTTCGCAAGCCCGCGTCGATACCGATACGGCTTTGTTACAAGGGGCCAACGCACGTGTCGCCCAGTTTGAGGCACAACTACACGTCGCTGAATTGCCTGCGCGGATTTCCCAAAGGATAGCCGCCGAAGCCACCCATGACGCCGCCCTCGCCCAACTTGAAGGCGCCCGTTCCGCCCTGAATGACACCACCGTCACAGCTCCGATTGGTGGGCGTGTTGACAAGGTGTTTTACGAGCAGGGCGAAGTTGCTTTGGCAGGTGCTCCGGTCGTCTCGATCCTCCCTCCGGAAAGCTTGAAGGCTTTGTTTTTCATCCCTGAAGGCGAGCGCGCCAGTGTGTCGTTAGGCGAAATTTTTGATGTCGCCTGCAGTGGTTGCCCTGACGAAATCACCGCGCATCTGACGCGTCTTGCCGCGACGCCGCAATACACGCCTCCCATCATTTACAGTCGCGAGGAGCGGTCGCGGCTGGTGTTTCGGGCCGAATCTATACTGGAGAATGCGGGTGATGTTTTGCCCGGACAACCCCTCACGTTGAGGCCACGCGATTGACCCAACCATTTGCCATATCCGTTACAGGCCTGACCAAGGTTTTCGGCGGGCGAAGGGTGGTGGACAGCTTTGATATGGAGGTTCCCAAGGGGGCTATTTACGGCTTTCTTGGGCCTAATGGGTCAGGAAAAACCACGACAATCCGTATGATGTGCGGGTTGCTCACGCCGGATGAGGGCGCGGGTACATGCCTTGGGTTTGATATCCTGTCGCAACAAGGCAGCATTAAGGAAAACGTGGGATATATGACCCAAAGGTTCTCGCTTTACGAGGACCTGACGATCCGTGAAAACCTCGATTTTATGGCGCGGATGTACCGGATTAAGAACCGCAAGAAATGTGTCCAAGATGCATTGAGCGACTTAGGCCTCGCTGACCGCGCAAACCAATTGGCGGGCACGTTGTCAGGCGGGTGGAAGCAACGTTTGGCGCTGGCGGCATGTTTGATCCACAAACCCACCCTGTTGTTGCTCGATGAGCCCACGGCCGGTGTCGACCCAAAAGCGCGGCGCGATTTCTGGGATGAAATACGCTCCCTGTCGGCAGCGGGCGTGACCGTTCTCGTTTCAACCCACTACATGGACGAAGCGGTGCAATGCGATTTCATCGCCTACATCGCCTATGGGAAAAAACTAATCGCAGGGCCCGCGCATGACATTCCGCGCATGATTGGCCTCTATACGTGGCGCGTCACGGGCCCTGAAATTTCGGATCTTGAATCCTTACTCCGGCAGGATGCCGATGTTGGTCAGGTTGCCCGCTTTGGCGCCGTTTTGCATGTGTCGGGGACAGATGAGGCAAAACTCAAAGCACTCGCGGCGCGCTATAACGCTGCCAATGTATATAGTTGGGTTCAAAAAGAGGCCGAACTGGAAGAAGCTTTCATCTATCTGATGACCGGTGTTGACGACAATTTCAGTGGGGCCAAACCATGAAATGGTCATTCTCACCTGCGCGGTTATGGGCTGTTCTGGCAAAGGAATTCGTCCAGATGCGGCGCGACAAAGTCACCTTTGTGATGATGATCGGCGTTCCGATCATGCAACTCCTTATCTTTGGCTATGCGATCAACTCCGATCCTCATAACCTTCCAACGCTCGTTGAAATGTCGGACGAAGGGCCAGTGACGCGGGCGATCCTTATGGGCATGAAATCGTCCACTTATTTTGATTTTCAAGGCATCGTAACCAGCCGCGAAGAAGGAGACAAAGCGCTGCGCGACGGATCGGCGAATTTCTTGGTGGTGGTGCCCCCCAACTTTGAGCGAGATATTTTACGTGGATTTTCCCCCGAAATACTCCTGTCCGCCGACGCCTCTGATCCCGCTGCGGTCGGGGGTGGGGCGTCGGCGATGGGGGGTATTATTGACATCGCGATGGCGCAGACACTGACCGGCCCCCTGCGCTATGCCGCTGGGGGCCAACCACCAATTAGCGTTGTGGTTCATCGGCAATATAACCCCGAGGGCAACACCTCAATCAATATTGTCCCCGGTCTTTTGGGGGTCATATTATCGCTGACGATGGTGATGATCACGGCGGTCGCGATTGTTCGCGAAACCGAGAAGGGCACCATGGAAACGCTGATTGCGACTCCTGTGCGGCCCCTCGAAGTGATGCTCGGAAAAATCCTCCCGTATGTCTTGGTTGGATATGTTCAGACCGTGGTTTTCTTGATCGCGTCGCAGGTGTTATTTGGCGTGCCTTTCATCGGATCGCCCTTCGCCTTTTTTGTGGGGTTTAACCTCTATATCGTCGTCAATCTTGCGCTTGGCTTCCTGATTTCGACGGTCGCGCGCAGCCAAATGCAGGCCATGCAAATCTCGTTCTTCACGCTATTGCCAACGATCCTGCTCTCGGGATTCATGTTCCCTTTTGCCGCCATGCCCGTGTGGGCGCAGATGATTGGCAATGCGATCCCCGCGACGCATTTCTTGCGTCTCGTGCGCAAGGTCATGCTCAAAGGGGCCGACATTAGCGATATTCTGGGTGATCTCACGAACATCAGCATTATCATGTTGGTGATCGTCGCGATTGCGCTCAAACGGTATCGCCAAACGCTAGACTAAGTGCAATGAAGAGGCATCCTCGAGCGCAATACCCGCCCAAGGATGCCGTTTTATTAAGCTATATCAAAGCGATCTGTATTCATAACTTTCACCCAAGCTGCGACAAAATCCGTCACAAACTTCTCGGCATTGTCGTCCTGCGCATAGACTTCGGCATAGGAGCGCAGGATCGAATTGGAGCCAAACACGAGGTCTATGCGTGTCGCGGTCCACTTCACTTTGCCCGAAGAACGGTCGCGAACCTCATAGGTACCTCCGTCCACGGGATGCCACGAATTAGCCATATCCGTCAGATTCACGAAGAAATCTGTGGTAAGGGCACCAGCGCGATCCGTGAACACACCGTGTTTTGAACCGCCATAGTTGGTGCCCATAGCCCGCATGCCACCGACCAAGACCGTCATTTCATTGGCCGTTAAGCCCATGAGTTGCGTGCGATCCAGCATCAATTCTTCTGGGCTGACAATGTAGTCTTTCTTGAGCCAGTTGCGATAGCCATCGGCCAGCGGTTCCAAAACATCAAAAGACTCGGCATCGGTCATCTCGTCCGTGGCATCTCCACGCCCTGAAGCGAAAGGAACCGACACCGGATATCCCGCAGAATTAGCCGCTTGCTCGACGCCGACATTCCCCGCGAGGACAATGACATCCGCAAGACTTGCACCGCTTTCTGCAGCAATGCCTTCAAGCACACCCAGCACTTTCGCCAAACGCACAGGCTCATTGCTCTCCCAATCTTTTTGAGGTGCGAGGCGAATGCGCGCACCATTGGCACCGCCGCGCATGTCCGAGCCGCGATAGGTCCGCGCGCTGTCCCATGCTGTCGAGACCATTTCGCTCAGGGTCAAACCGCTCGCTGCGATACGGCCCTTAACTGCCTCAACATCATAGTCCGTTTGCCCTGTGGGAATTGGGTCCTGCCAGATCAACTCTTCTTGTGGGACGTCGGGACCGAGGTAACGGGTTTTGGGGCCCATATCGCGGTGGGTGAGCTTGAACCAAGCGCGTGCGAAAGTGTCAGAAAAATACGCGGGATCCTTGGCAAATTTCTCTGAGATTGCGCGATAGGTCGGGTCCATTTTCATCGCCATATCTGCGTCGGTCATGATGGGCATACAGCGGATCGTCGGGTCTTCGACATCAACAGGCATATGCTCTTCTTTGATGTCGATTGGCTCCCATTGCCACGCGCCTGCAGGGCTTTTCTTTAGCTCCCATTCATACCCGAAAAGCATCTCGAAATAGCCGTTATCCCACTTGGTTGGGTTTGTCGTCCACGCCCCTTCAATTCCGCTCGAGACCGTTTCGCGGCCCACGCCTTTGCCTACCGAATTTTTCCAACCCATGCCCTGCTCTTCAATGCCAGCCCCTTCCGGCGCGTCGCCCAAGAGGCTTGCGTCGCCATTACCGTGGGTCTTGCCCACCGTGTGACCACCCGCCGTAAGGGCCACGGTTTCTTCGTCATTCATGGCCATGCGAGCAAAGGTTTCGCGGATATGTAGCGCGGTTTTGAGCGGATCGGGGGTGCCGTTCACGCCTTCGGGATTCACATAGATCAAGCCCATCTGCACAGCGGCAAGCGGGTTTTCCATCGTGGAGGGATCTTCTAGGTTTTCATAACGGCTGTCACTCGCGGCCAACCATTCGTTTTCCGAACCCCAGTAAGTGTCGATCTCAGGCTGCCAAATATCTTCGCGCCCAAAGGAAAACCCAAACGACTTCAACCCCATGGATTCATAGGCAATTGTACCAGCTAGGATCATCAGATCAGCCCAGCTTAATTTGTTGCCGTATTTCTTTTTGATCGGCCACAACAAGCGACGTGCCTTATCAAGGCTAACGTTATCGGGCCAGGAATTCAACGGCGCAAAACGTTGATTGCCCGTTCCACCGCCCCCGCGCCCATCGGCAAGACGGTACGTTCCCGCCGAGTGCCAAGCCATGCGGATCATCAGGCCACCATAATGCCCCCAGTCGGCAGGCCACCACTCTTGGCTGTCCGTCATCAGGGCATGAATGTCTTTTTTCAACGCCTCTACATCAAGGGTTTTTACGGCTTCACGGTACTCAAAATCCGCACCCATCGGGTTGGTTTTGGAATCATGCTGGTGCAAAATGCCGAGGTTCAGCGCATTGGGCCACCACGCCATAACCGACTTGTCCGAAGCCGTATTTCCGCCGTGCATCACAGGGCACTTGCCGACCGTATCTTTATCATTACCGTCCATGTTTTCCTCCGTCAGAAGCTGCATTACTTGAATTAGGTGACAAGGCGAGTAGCTCGTACTTCTACAAGAACTCGCCCTGAAACTATCCATTCCATCTAAAGCTAGCAGACCAGAATCATAATACAAATTGCATTTTCTAAACCCAATGATAGTATTTTCTAATGAGTCGACTCTCTATGAAACATCTGCGTTATTTCGATGCCCTCGCGCGATTTGGCCACTTTGGGCACGCCGCTGAGTCCTGCGCCATTACCCAACCTGCCCTCTCCGTTCAGATCAAAGAACTGGAACAATTGATCGGCACTCCGCTGGTCGAACGCGGCGCGCGGCAAATTCGCCTAACCAGTTTTGGCGAGGAATTTGCAAAACGTGCGGGCGATATTCTACGGTCAGTTGACGAGCTTGAAGACATGGCGCGGGCGTCACAAACCCCGCTCATTGGACGGCTTCGGATCGGGGTCATCCCAACCGTTGCGCCGTATCTTTTGGCCGATGTCATCAAAGAACTTTTCCGTCAATACCCCGGATTGGACCTGCGCCCTCGCGAGGCGGTAACCCAAAAACTGATTGAGGATCTGGTCGGAGGCCGCATGGATGCCGCCATCGTCGCCCTCCCGATTTCCGAACCGTCCTTGCATGAGGAGACCCTTTTTGAGGAGGAATTCGTTTTGGTGCGGCCCCTAAAAGACGCCGATTTACCGGTTCCGAACTCTGCAATGTTACGCGAAATGCGGCTACTTTTGCTTGAAGAAGGCCATTGTTTTCGCGATCAGGCCATTTCGTTTTGCAAGATGTCTTCGACTATGCCGCGCGACCTCATGGAGGGGAGTTCCCTATCGACATTGGTCCAGATGGTTGGGGCGGGAATCGGTGTGACCCTGATTCCCGAAATGGCCGTTCCGATCGAGACAAGCTCCGCAGCGGTTACGGTGTTCCGTCTAGCCGCGCCCCGCCCTTCGCGGACCATCGGCATGGTTTGGCGCAAAACCAACCCATTGTCCGATCAACTCGCCCAAATCGCCGAAGTCGTCAGACAAGCAGGGACGCGCAAAATTTAGATTCCATACGCTTACCTATACGACCGCCAAATAAACCTCTCAATTCGCCTTTGATGACACTAGGACCACCTTCATGCCCCGCACCCTGATTGTACTTGCCCATCCAGAAAAACAGTCCTTCAACAGCAGCTGGGCACAGGCCAGTGCGCAAGCATCACAGACCGAGGGGCACGAGGTTATGTGGTCCGACCTCTATGCGTTGAACTTCGATCCCAGCGAGAAAGCCGACCATTATGCCAGCGCCCGAAAGGATGGTTATTCTGACGTTCTAAAGGCCCAAGAGGACGCCGCGGACACGAACTCTTTGCCAGAAGATGTTGCGCAGGAAATTGCGAAGATCCGTGCGGCGGATCGGATCATTTTTCACTTCCCGATTTGGTGGTTTGCGCCGCCTGCCATTCTGAAGGGGTGGTGTGATCGGGTTTTTGCACAAGGGGCGCTTCACACCATCGACCAACGTTTTGACAACGGAATGTGCGAAGGGAAAACCGTCCTTTTTTGCGCCACCACGGGGGCGAATTCCGCCGAAAGCGCCTTCAACGGCAAGGAAGGCGACGTCCGAATGCTGTTGTGGCCCTTGGCCTATACGCTGCGCTATCTCGGGTTTGACGTCCTTGAGCCTCGGGTTTTACATGGCATTCACGGCTATCACGAAGGTGCAAATGAAGTGGCGTTGAAAGCACGCTTACGGTCCGAGCTTGAGGGCCACGCACAGACGAATTCTCAATTTGAAAGCCTGCCAAAAATCGTCTTTAACGCGGACACAGAATTTGATGCAGAAGGCAGTTTATTGCCAGACGCGCCGAGCCATTCCCATTTCATACGGCAAAAATCGTAAACCAAAATTCAGCAAAAAGGCGCGTCGTTCCATCCGTCTCATTTAATGTGAACCACATTGCGAATATACCGTCGGCAGGCTGGATATTTGAATTTCAACGCCCATCTTTATTGATGAAAACATAGAAAAGGATTATCGGATGGATTACCCCTTCAAGACGATTAGCCTCGCATGCGCGACGGTTGCCCTAAGCACGTTCGCCGCCACCGCTGGAACGGTATCGGGCACCGTGACCTATCTTGAGCGCATTGCCTTGCCGCCCGAGGCGACGCTCACCGTGCGCCTGCTCGATGTGTCCCGCGCCGATGCGCCATCGATGGAACTCTCGACCAAGGTCTATGCGTTGAACGGAGTGCCACAGCCGTTCAGCTTGGAATATGACGACAACATGATCGACCCTCGATTTACCTATTCCGTGGATGCGGAAATTGAGCATATGGACGAGGTGTTGTTTCGCTCCACATCCGCGTATTTGGTGATTACGCGCGACGCGCCATCCGAAGTGGATATCGTGGTTCAAAAAATGCCCTCCCCTCGCGCGACCCTTGAGGACACAAGTTGGGTTGTGACGAGTATTGGCGGCAATGTGATCGTCGCAGATCGCGTACCGATGGTAGAGTTTGCGCAGAACGGTGCGTTTGCCATCCAAACCACCTGCAACAATCTCGGAGGGGAGGCCGAAATCGGCGAGGGCACGATCACGTTTCCCACCAACATGCCAACGACCATGATGGCCTGCGAAGACCCTTATATGAGGCTCCAAGGGGACATTACCGAAGCGCTCCTTCAGGTCACGGGATACACGCTCAGCGACACCATGTTGGCCTTCACCAATGAGGCTGGGATTGAAGTCATGGAAATGCAAGAATCCAAGTAATCAATTACTCGTTAAAAACAAAAAGGGGCGGACCAATCATGGCCCGATTGTGCGGCCCACCCCTTCTCTCAGTCAGTCGTCGCCTGCCCCTTAACGGAACAAGTGAACGGCTGTCATTGAGACCGCTGGGAAATATGTCACGATCATAAGAGCCGTGATGGCCGCCAAATAGATCGGCGCCATTTTCCGTGCGATCGAAAGTACGCCCACACCAGAGATCCGCGACGCCACATAGAGCGTGGCCCCAACAGGTGGTGTGAACAGGCCAACCGCAACATTGCAGGTCATAATTACGCCCAAGTGAACGGGATCGACGCCAAATGCCTGTGCCGTTGGAAGAAACAAGGGCGCAGTCAAGAGGATCGCTGGTACAGGGTCGAGGACCAACCCAAGGATCAACAAAACAATGTTAACCATCAGCAAAAACATCCAAGGTCCGGTTGACACTTCTTGCACGAAAGCCACCAGAATTTGTGGCATTTGCTCAAGCGTAATGAGCCATCCAAGAACAGTGGTTGCGCCAATCACAACCATAACAACAGCACTGGTGACAAAGGCATCAATCATTAGGCTTGGAAGGTCGCGAATGTGGAAATCGCGATACACAAAGATCGTTACGATAAGCCCGTAGACCACCGCCAAAGCCGCAGCCTCAGTGGGGGTTACCCAACCGGTGAAGATCCC
This Falsihalocynthiibacter arcticus DNA region includes the following protein-coding sequences:
- a CDS encoding hydrogen peroxide-inducible genes activator, whose protein sequence is MSRLSMKHLRYFDALARFGHFGHAAESCAITQPALSVQIKELEQLIGTPLVERGARQIRLTSFGEEFAKRAGDILRSVDELEDMARASQTPLIGRLRIGVIPTVAPYLLADVIKELFRQYPGLDLRPREAVTQKLIEDLVGGRMDAAIVALPISEPSLHEETLFEEEFVLVRPLKDADLPVPNSAMLREMRLLLLEEGHCFRDQAISFCKMSSTMPRDLMEGSSLSTLVQMVGAGIGVTLIPEMAVPIETSSAAVTVFRLAAPRPSRTIGMVWRKTNPLSDQLAQIAEVVRQAGTRKI
- a CDS encoding NAD(P)H-dependent oxidoreductase produces the protein MPRTLIVLAHPEKQSFNSSWAQASAQASQTEGHEVMWSDLYALNFDPSEKADHYASARKDGYSDVLKAQEDAADTNSLPEDVAQEIAKIRAADRIIFHFPIWWFAPPAILKGWCDRVFAQGALHTIDQRFDNGMCEGKTVLFCATTGANSAESAFNGKEGDVRMLLWPLAYTLRYLGFDVLEPRVLHGIHGYHEGANEVALKARLRSELEGHAQTNSQFESLPKIVFNADTEFDAEGSLLPDAPSHSHFIRQKS
- the katG gene encoding catalase/peroxidase HPI, with the protein product MDGNDKDTVGKCPVMHGGNTASDKSVMAWWPNALNLGILHQHDSKTNPMGADFEYREAVKTLDVEALKKDIHALMTDSQEWWPADWGHYGGLMIRMAWHSAGTYRLADGRGGGGTGNQRFAPLNSWPDNVSLDKARRLLWPIKKKYGNKLSWADLMILAGTIAYESMGLKSFGFSFGREDIWQPEIDTYWGSENEWLAASDSRYENLEDPSTMENPLAAVQMGLIYVNPEGVNGTPDPLKTALHIRETFARMAMNDEETVALTAGGHTVGKTHGNGDASLLGDAPEGAGIEEQGMGWKNSVGKGVGRETVSSGIEGAWTTNPTKWDNGYFEMLFGYEWELKKSPAGAWQWEPIDIKEEHMPVDVEDPTIRCMPIMTDADMAMKMDPTYRAISEKFAKDPAYFSDTFARAWFKLTHRDMGPKTRYLGPDVPQEELIWQDPIPTGQTDYDVEAVKGRIAASGLTLSEMVSTAWDSARTYRGSDMRGGANGARIRLAPQKDWESNEPVRLAKVLGVLEGIAAESGASLADVIVLAGNVGVEQAANSAGYPVSVPFASGRGDATDEMTDAESFDVLEPLADGYRNWLKKDYIVSPEELMLDRTQLMGLTANEMTVLVGGMRAMGTNYGGSKHGVFTDRAGALTTDFFVNLTDMANSWHPVDGGTYEVRDRSSGKVKWTATRIDLVFGSNSILRSYAEVYAQDDNAEKFVTDFVAAWVKVMNTDRFDIA
- a CDS encoding YbaY family lipoprotein; this encodes MDYPFKTISLACATVALSTFAATAGTVSGTVTYLERIALPPEATLTVRLLDVSRADAPSMELSTKVYALNGVPQPFSLEYDDNMIDPRFTYSVDAEIEHMDEVLFRSTSAYLVITRDAPSEVDIVVQKMPSPRATLEDTSWVVTSIGGNVIVADRVPMVEFAQNGAFAIQTTCNNLGGEAEIGEGTITFPTNMPTTMMACEDPYMRLQGDITEALLQVTGYTLSDTMLAFTNEAGIEVMEMQESK